The following are from one region of the Nicotiana tabacum cultivar K326 chromosome 3, ASM71507v2, whole genome shotgun sequence genome:
- the LOC107819857 gene encoding protein DETOXIFICATION 48-like, with the protein MALATSTPLLMDPSIPRLKATHAGDEQGQKHRPTISEVVEEIKLLYSIALPIIAAGLLIYGKSMISMLFMGRLGKEALAGGSLSIGIANITGYSVLSGLAMGMEAISSQACGAKQWPLMGQALQRTILILLFSSIPISLLWLKMEPLLLFCGQDPTISSIASTYLSFCLPDLFFQSLINPLKIYLRTQNVTFPLTFSAAFSLALHAPINYFLIYHLGLGIKGVAMAVAIADFNLLIVLFLYVSLSDVHRKSWQGWSAECFDGWRPILSLAIPSCISVCLEWWWYELMILLSGVLFNAAEAVSTMGILLQATSLAYIFPSALSLAVSTRVGNELGANRPNKAKTSCHVAVLCAIFTSFIAMLFMTTLRNAWGKVFTDDEAILSLTAVAMPVVGLCELGNCPQTTGCGALRGSARPALAVHINLGSFYGVGLPLAIVLGFVMKMGLLGLCMGLLAAQAVCAFLMIFVLSRTDWLMQAERARELIGMDKTEDETILIKTVC; encoded by the exons ATGGCTCTAGCAACTTCAACGCCTCTGCTGATGGATCCGAGTATTCCGAGATTGAAAGCAACTCATGCAGGTGATGAACAAGGACAGAAGCATCGACCAACCATTTCAGAG GTTGTGGAGGAGATCAAACTGCTGTATTCCATAGCCTTACCCATCATCGCTGCTGGATTGCTGATATATGGAAAATCAATGATATCAATGCTGTTCATGGGTAGATTAGGTAAAGAAGCACTGGCTGGCGGGTCTTTGTCTATTGGCATAGCTAATATCACAGGCTACTCTGTTCTTTCTGGTCTTGCTATGGGTATGGAAGCCATATCTTCTCAAGCTTGTGGTGCTAAGCAATGGCCTCTTATGGGTCAAGCTCTCCAACGTACAATCTTGATTCTGTTATTTTCATCCATTCCCATCTCTCTCTTGTGGCTTAAGATGGAACCTTTACTTCTTTTCTGTGGCCAAGATCCAACCATTTCATCCATTGCTTCTACTTATCTATCATTCTGTCTCCCTGATCTTTTCTTTCAGTCCCTTATCAATCCTCTCAAAATCTATTTGCGAACTCAAAATGTTACTTTCCCTCTTACGTTTAGCGCTGCTTTTTCCCTTGCCCTGCATGCACCTATCAACTATTTCCTCATCTACCACCTAGGCCTTGGCATTAAAGGCGTTGCAATGGCTGTAGCCATAGCCGATTTCAATCTACTTATTGTTCTTTTTCTTTATGTTAGTCTTTCTGATGTTCATAGAAAATCTTGGCAAGGTTGGTCCGCTGAATGCTTTGATGGGTGGAGGCCAATTTTGAGTCTTGCAATCCCAAGTTGCATTTCTGTATGCTTAGAGTGGTGGTGGTATGAACTGATGATATTATTATCAGGGGTGCTTTTTAATGCTGCTGAAGCTGTGTCCACAATGGGAATTCTCTTGCAGGCAACTTCACTTGCTTATATATTTCCCTCAGCATTAAGTTTAGCTGTTTCCACAAGGGTAGGAAATGAGTTAGGAGCCAATCGACCTAATAAAGCAAAGACTTCATGTCATGTAGCAGTTTTATGTGCCATATTTACTAGCTTCATAGCAATGCTATTTATGACTACGTTACGAAATGCTTGGGGCAAGGTTTTTACGGACGATGAGGCGATTTTGTCGCTAACGGCGGTGGCAATGCCGGTGGTGGGGTTGTGTGAATTGGGCAACTGCCCGCAGACCACCGGTTGTGGTGCTTTGAGGGGCAGTGCAAGGCCAGCTCTGGCTGTTCATATAAACTTGGGCTCTTTCTATGGGGTTGGGTTGCCTCTGGCAATTGTATTGGGCTTTGTTATGAAAATGGGCTTGTTGGGCCTTTGCATGGGCTTGTTGGCTGCTCAAGCTGTTTGTGCATTTCTCATGATTTTTGTATTGAGTAGAACGGACTGGTTGATGCAAGCTGAGAGAGCAAGAGAGTTGATTGGTATGGATAAAACTGAGGATGAAACTATATTAATTAAAACGGTATGCTAG